In the genome of Trypanosoma brucei gambiense DAL972 chromosome 11, complete sequence, the window CGCTGCTGTGCCCtcatatttcttttgtttttttttgctcttttgtttttttttgttattgtagGTCGTGTCGCATCATAACTTTTTTGACTGAtctcaccttcttttttttctcccccccacttttctttgctaAAGTTAATTTACtaattgtcattattattattattattacctttctctttcttaaaaaaaaaaaaaaacatgcctcccaccaacacacatacacacacattttgttttgttttgctgcaTTAAATATTTCGTACGGCCATCGCTCGCTCTTCACTCATTTCATCCCTGAGTCAGTaaattcgttttttttatactATTCTtagcttttttttattattaccttatttttttatttttctcattttttcataCTTACTTACATTTTTTgggaatttcttttttccttccttttttcccttttccttcggttttttggtttttttttttgaatcttTAGatctccctttcctcccctccctttcccaTTGGAAATTACGGGGCATCCAACAGGTTcaataaaaagggggaaaagaaaggaaggcaGAAGGAACCTACATAAAATACGCACAAAACtaaactacaaaaaaaaaagtaataataataataataataacccaGCACATGCCTAAACATGGACTTCCATTATCTTAAATGCATAggtgcatatatatgtatatatatatatatatatttttttatatatgtgtgtgtatttatatatgtatgtaaaCATGTGCGTACGATTAGGTAATATGGGCGCTACGTATTCTTAATGCATTTGCACATCCATTTTCCCTTAATCGCTCAAACATCTTCCAAATAGTCAGAGACCATAAATTACAGCACtacaaatgtttttttttcccttccacgTGCGCCACTCTGGTAAATGGGAaacacgaagaaaagaaaaaaagaggaaaaaaagaaaaagaaaaaagaaaagaaaaaagaaaagcaccgccgatgtaaaataataatacttttccctccgttttgttgttttttgttgttgttcaaacCAACATATTATATGAAAAGCCTCATCGCTTGGAACTCGGCAGCACACCAACAACTCCTAACCGAttaatcaaaaacaaaaataaaaataaagaggaaacaGGAGGCCCAGAACCGAACAGACGGATTACAGATGAATACACCAAAGGGATTGTGtggtaagttttttttttctctcttcttttaaaagaaataaaaatataaaaataaaaatcaagAGCacttaaacaaaaagaaaaaagaaaacaaagaactcATGTATCTTTTCATATATTTGTTAATATAAGTCGTTTCGCACTACACAACGGTTCACTATAATCAAAATAAGCTGAAATAACCACCTCGAAGAGGAGGtgaggtgaagaagaaaataaaaaaaaacaccacgaAACAAAGaacggaagagaaaaaaaattacgcGCGCATAGAATAAAGACAAAGAGacaaagataaaataaaataaatgtaaagaaacaaataaaaaagcaaTAAAGGCTAGCAGTAATGGCAAGgaggccaaaaaaaaaaacacggaaaataaaaagaaaacagaccTAACCCCATTCCTCGCCTCATTTCCAAAGACAATCATAAAATATCATCCGAAAAACAATCTCCAACAAACCCCTCATCATCCGCCAGGCCCTGCAGTTAAAAGTCCTGTTTCGCTCAAACCAAGTGGTGTACAATACCCAAATCCATCACTGCTAACCGTTACGATATCATCACCCATGCAAACGCTGTCGTCATCATCCACATCTTCAACACAACTACTCGCATAAGATGTTAAACCAACGCTAAGACCTTCACCCGATTCATCTCTACATTTAACAAAGGCACCAACACCAATCAGACCCGAAACCGAAGAACTTAACGAAACATTGGATTGCAGTTTTCTTCTACTTTCCAATCCCTCAACCGCAACAGCAGGAGGTACTGCCCCTGAATCAGAAGTAAATGGTTGCTCCTCCCCCTGCTCCATATGGCGAGTTTGTGTTTCGCAAGGCAGTTCATCATCACCTGTCCAAAAGAGCGTCTTACGCTCACGTAACTTTTGAAGAAGTCGCTCTTTCCGATACTGCAATGCACGCACCCGCtcagcaccaccaccactaccacaaTAAAGCGTAAAGTTACCGCTACTGGTGACATCATGACTCGCTCCACCAGCACCAGTGGAGCTGCTAAGAGATGTTAAATCAAATAGCCGAGCGCAAGCAATATTACGCCGTACCTGCTCGAAACTCAACTGGCCCAACTCCTCCGCGAGGTTTGTGGCAAACTCACGCCATTGCCGCCTCACTTCCGCCACCATTCCGCCACAACGCGCGAGGTGTAACCGCCGAGCCTCCCCGAGCAGAAGCCGCAGGGAAATGCAGTCATAACCGTCAGATGCGAACCGCTCGCGCAATCCACAACGCGGCGGAAGCGCATTCCCCGGTTCAAACTGCTGCGACTGCGACTGCttctgatgttgatgttgatgttggaAACGAAGGCCTTCGAGCATGCGAATGTCAACACGTGGATCAGACGATTGAAGAGGTCCCGTGCTGAAAGTGTACCGTGAACATTCCTCCATTTCCTGCTCGTAATCAATTTCCAGGTATTCCGGCGCGTGTTGTTGTGAttctgatggtgatgattgTTGTGACTCCTCCGACCCGAGGGGTTCCACCGAACTCACCGCAGACCCACGACCAAACAACCGCATTAACCCGAAAAATGTCATGCGAAAAGTGGACACagaatgtaaatatataaataaatagaacaGGTAAAcaccaaatatataaataaataaatatataaacgctcaaaaaaggaaacaaaaaaaaacaacagtcaagcaataaaaataatttttataATCGCGATAATAACTGATGTTATTTCCGGGACGGGGACGACCAGCTTTTGCAGTCTTTTTGCTAttgtcttcctcctcctcactaTTATTTGCTGCTGCGGTACTGCCAAAAtccgtttgtttgcttgtttgtttcacttcACACCAACGCGGCAAGTCCCACCCTCGTTTCTAACGTTCTCctattcttctttatttatttatttgtttctgttgttgttgttgttgtcgttttctcggatttatcttcttttttttcttttttgaaggGAAGAGCGTTATTTTGCCCCTTCGCCTCCTTCACGTTGATGTTGTTAAGAAGTCAGAGAAATacgagaaaacaaataaagcaataaagaagaaacagccctctaataaataaataaatatttattaatttataTAAGCGCTCGACTGAAACAAACACCTTCCGCACTCACTAGACttagagagaaaacaaatatgaatgaaaatgaaaagtaaaataaaagtaaaaaaagaaaaaacaaagataaaaaagccgcgaaacgaaacaaaatataaaaatttatACTTcccccctcaaaaaaaaaaaacaaaaacaaaaacaaaagctttCTAAAAACAAGATGATGGAAACAAGAAGGGATCCGATCCGACCTCAGCGGCAGTCGCCCCTCACGTTTAACGCACGCTTTCACTTCAGGCAGCAGCTGCCTTTTAAACGGGATGATAAGTTTAATAAatggtaaaaacaaaaaaaaagaaaagaaaaaatcaatcaattaattaattaattaaacccaaaataaaaagcgcaaacaacaaacaaacaaatgttttttttttttgaaaaggtCTCAActccttatatatatatatatatacgtacctCTCACGatccttttccttatttctttttatttttacttcccTTAATCCTGCTGCTTGTCTCACTCTTCCTCAAGGACAAAATCAAACCAATGATATTGCCAATAacgaaacaaataataaatatattcaaTGAGTAAACAGTAATGGTTGTgttaaataataacaatatgtcgcttggtgttgttattattatttccttcgacacaaacaaaaaaaagcacaaaagggaaggaaaaaacctTGTGAAgctaaaataaattaaaaaaatcactCCGTACGCCACAGAAAAGGGGTGATGTAACAGAAAGATGTTAAAGTGTGTAAATAAAATTGATGATTTGACTCAAATAAATggggtaaacaaacaaacaaaaagagagaaagcaCACCTTCGAAGCCGCACCGGTGGTTAAGTAACTGCACGAAACAATATATTTTactaaacacaaatatatttatctatatttatatataaataaatataaatatatatttctcaaaagaaagaaaaaagaaaactatttTTCCCTTAAGGGTTGAAACGGAATGaaagaacaggaaaaaagaaaataatacgaAAAGATTAAAACAAAGGACTAACACtacagaagaacaaaaaacaaaacaattaACAagaaatcttttttttttaattgttctcttttgttttaactCGTGTGTATGTGCTACCTTATCCTTTGCTAACGTGTGCAAATGGCTAAATTAATAGTAGGTTATTAtataaacagaaaaaaaaaagcgaagtaAGATGACAATGTAATGGTAAGGGAAGCAGAAGCAAAGCACATCACAAAACGAGGCGAATGCACACActaatatttgtttatttatagaTGATGAAACTAACCAACAGCGGCAACGAGATGACAACCAGAGCGAAGAGggggtgatttttttttaaaaaaggaagaaggaagaagcggAAGCGGAAGCCCAAAACCGGCAGCTATCGTTTCAATTAACTTTTCAGCAGGacccttccttttatttctccctGCCTTCACTTTCTGCGTCACTTTGACCCTCCCgtcccctcctctcctctcccaGATGTTGATGAATGCGATGAGAAAAATATGCGTTGGCGTGGTGTCCAATATTCCGCGTGTgcatagaaaaataaacacatgCATGCCTTAATGTTTCAAATATTCCCCCCCCCGGTTGCATATCTTCCTGCTTCCCAAAGGAGGTTATAACAACACTCAAAAAGTACGCCAAAATGAGCGTTGCAACACACAACACCGCCGCTCCGCACAGCAGCGATCAAGGCCAAAACCAACGCAAAGAAATATGAAGTCGCAAGGGCAACAACCAACAGAAAtagtaaagaaagaaaaagaaaaaaaagagaaaacatcaacatcaacatcaacatcaacatccaATGCTGgaggcaacaacaataacaacacagACAAGCACTCCATCTATTCATTGTATCGGGAGGACGAGGGGGGGAGAGGAACAAACTAACGTGAAAAACAGtagaaaggggaaataggaaaagaaaggggaaaatcaAGAGAAACCGcctcagaagaaaaaacaaaaaatacaaaaaagaactGAAAGAAGACCCAAGTGTGCAGAGAAGGtagcaatgaaaaaaaaaagagtgagcAGGAAGTCTCACATGCCCACCGTCTCATTcccatccttcttttttttggtccTCCCTCTTCCATTCTCTGATGTATGTATCCATATAATTCCCCTTGGCCTTATAGGCGCTTAGCACTCAACGCTTCAGCCGCGGATAGTCTTTTGCTTCCCGTTCCTTCTGCAGTAAATCGTTCTCCTCAGCCGCAAGCCGCGAAGCGATGATTTGCTCCACCAGTGCATCAAACGCCTCTTTGAAATTATCACTTTGGTAGTCGAGCGACGTTTCGAGGGCGCGGATCCCTTGCAGTTGCTTTGGCATTGGAGGTATGGCGTTGTCACCGACAGCAAACTCTGGTAAGCTGGAGTGGTGCGAGAATATCAGGGAGTGGCCATCGGTGACACGCATTTTGAAGTTGTTGTCGTCGTCGAGTTCATCCTGATTGAGGGCGAAATTTTTGTACCACAGCAACAGCTCCTTCTCTGACCCTTTTACCTCAGGGTTGAAGACATAAATGATTCCATCTGCATTGGAAGCAATGGCCGGCCATCCCGCCTGGTGCTTGCTGCTACCACCGACGTCCCACAACTGAACAACGGCTTTCTTCAGGCCCGCCGCCTGCCTCCCCGATCGCCGGGTATCGTCAAGCGCAATCTCCACctcgagtacacgcagtggGTTGGTTTCATGATACTCCTTTGTAGGAGTGTCACGTGTGCCAGCAAGGAAGTTGGTGACAGTGGACTTCCCACTCTTGCTAGGCCCGAGCACAAGTATCTTTACCAAGTCGTCCGACATTAGGAAATATAAATAACTCTCGAGTGTATTGTAAAATGAAGTTTTGCTCGGGTGGaggagagggggaggaggaatcACCTGGGATATTCCAACCAAGCTTCGCCTCGGCCCACGTTTAATTTGTTTTGGTCTCTATTGAATTCCTTTATTTGTAGGTACGTATGTGGGGGAGGTGTGGCGTtacccttccctctttcgctttcccttttcactCTGATTTTGTGCATTTGGGAAGGATGACGTTAAAGAGGTGAGtgggaaagaggggaagaaaaggtggGATGATAAAGCGAGGGGGGTTCACCGGAGGTTGTCGAGGATGAGACTCCGCTAAAAGTCGCACGGAGGtctgaaaacaaagaaaaatcaaacaTCCGTGGTGCCGCATCACATAGCGCTCAAAATATACACCAACAAAACTGTGCGAAGCTCAAAGAACCCCACCACTATACATTCATTTGACTTGAAGCAATACGGGAAAACGAGGTGAACAAACTAAGCCCAAAAAtagagagggaagaaaacaaaacaacgcaACCAGTAAACACCCCGCACATAGCTCACCAACTGGAGAATCAACTTAATAGACCCTAGGCCCGTACTGAACTAATACACTAAGCAACTACCTCCTCACTCCTTGGTGGCAAAGCTCTACCCGACCGCAAATTCTCAGGGGAGTTCTCGGAGTTGCGGTGCGCTTCCATCAGCCGCTCCAATAGCGAACCGGGAGTTAACGACTCTTTGTCGCTCATATAACGGAGGCTGTCACCGGCGTGAACATCTTGAGGACCCCACACGGCGTGGCGCTGGGAATCCAATCTCCGAACCAGAGATGCATAATAACTCGGCGGTGGGCCCCTTCCCAGTCGCGGGTTGACCTCTATCAAATCCTTATACAAGTCGTTTATGTATGACTCATGCAAAGAAGTCCTTGTTGGGTGTGTGCCCCGCCGCGGTATCGTACTGCAGCGGAGAAATTCTAACGCTGCGGGAAGCGATACGCAAAGAACCTCAATGAGATCTAGCGGCCCGCGGTTCACCTTCAGCACCTCCCAGGAAGAGAGCACGGCCCGTAGCGCCGGTGTCCATATGATGGCCGGAACCTCGGGAAGCTCACTGAAGCCCCGGTAGAAGAGCGACTGCTCGCTCACCAACCCCGTCGGGCTttgcaggaagaaaaaactatCTTCGATCCTTCGCCACGAATCCTCAACATCACCCAAGATCAAATAGTTAAATAGGTGGACGAATCCGCTCTGGGGGGATGCACCAAACCCATCCACAAGCATCGCCTCTGAGTCCATGAAAAGACGCTCAGGAAGCAAGACGTCGTAGCACAAGTGACCAGGGAATTCAGACGCACTTCCCCCCAGCACCACTGCCGCGTCAACAAGCTCCTTGATGGTATCTAGTGGGTAGGAGGGATACATAGCACATAGCACGTTGGCGAACTCCATAACAGGCACGATACCCGAGGGTTTCGTCCACCCATTTCGCTTCAAGTCCAAGAAGCGGAAAATTGCCAACAACATCGAGGTATCCAGCTCCAGCATACGGATAAGGTTCTTGTTCACCTCCTTTCGTGTCACCAACCCGTACGCGCGAGTTAAGGGCCCACAAAACTTACTTCGGGAAACCTCATCAAAGGCATATGAAAGCTGCAATTGCCCCTTCTGAGCCTCCTCAAACGACCCCACCCCACACTCCCCGCCCGATACAGAAGAACCACCCTCATCGCCGGATTGAAGAAAGTTGATGAAATAGTCCCGCGTAAAAGTATCCAACGGCTCCTCCATTCCCTGCTTGCGCCACTCCCACAGAAGGATGCAGACCTGGCGCTCCACAAAAATTGGATCGATACGCAATGCACGTACCGGATTGGCTGTACGGAGGTGCCCGGGCACGTGGGCACCGCAGCCCATCCCTGGCACATGCAGGGGCGTGGACTGCAGGAACGTGGAAGCAGGGGCCTGGCAGCGCTCATCAGGCGGTCGAGAAGCAGCCACCGAGCGAATAGGTGAATGAACCCTGGAGGTGGTCGTCTCTGGCATGTcgtctctttcctttccagtGTTATTGGGAGGTCGCACCGCTCTCAGTTTCAGTAATGTTTCTGCCTCCTTCTCCAACTGCCTGTTCCGGATATCAGCCCAATGCCGTTGGACTTCATTTCGGTTTGAAAACGATGCCATCACTACATTGCGGAGTGCCAAAAGGTCAAGTCGGTATTTTTCACATTTCCGTTTCTCAATGATAAAATCGTTCTTTATCTTCTGCGTTTCTACTGCAATTGCAACGTTGTAATCGCCAAGGATTGAAAGTCGAGTAGAGAGCGCAATGCTCTGCCTCGCGTACATACCGTTGAGCTCAAGAAGATCATGAGTTCGCTTCCTTAGTTGTTCCTGTTCTGCCACTAAGGCCTCCAACTCTTGTTGCAGGTCGTCCAACGCCTTCTCATTCATGGCGCGAGCAACGAGCCGTCGCACGTACTCCGCGTCACGTAGACCCTTGCCAATAATTGTTGAGCCGTCTAGGTGGAGTCCAGAAGCGTGGGTCAGCATCATTTGGTGTTCCAGTAGCATCtcaagtttcttttcccgcTCGTGACAGGCGGCGATCTCTGCCTTCAGGTGGTCACGTTGTGTAGAAGACTCCTCTACTAGCTTCGCCATGTGTGCCTCCATCACACGCATCTTCTCATGGACGGCGGCCACTTCAGCCGCATCTGCTTCTCCCAAATCCCGTTGCCGTTGCTGGCTTTGCTGCCCCCAAACCTTGCATTCGCGGAGCTGCGCGTTCTCCTGCAGGAGCTCATCTACAAGTTCAAATACAAAGCCAAGTGTTTTACCCAAGACAGGACGATACATCCCAGCATTGGATGTGAAGAGCGCCAAGGCTGCACGGGCCAACTCCAACTTTGTCACAATGTCCCGGCGGTGGGCGTGTCCGGTTTGAGACATTGAGCCCGTAGGCCGCCGAGGAGGTACAGAAAGCTCACCCCCCTCACACGCACT includes:
- a CDS encoding T. brucei spp.-specific protein, encoding MTFFGLMRLFGRGSAVSSVEPLGSEESQQSSPSESQQHAPEYLEIDYEQEMEECSRYTFSTGPLQSSDPRVDIRMLEGLRFQHQHQHQKQSQSQQFEPGNALPPRCGLRERFASDGYDCISLRLLLGEARRLHLARCGGMVAEVRRQWREFATNLAEELGQLSFEQVRRNIACARLFDLTSLSSSTGAGGASHDVTSSGNFTLYCGSGGGAERVRALQYRKERLLQKLRERKTLFWTGDDELPCETQTRHMEQGEEQPFTSDSGAVPPAVAVEGLESRRKLQSNVSLSSSVSGLIGVGAFVKCRDESGEGLSVGLTSYASSCVEDVDDDDSVCMGDDIVTVSSDGFGYCTPLGLSETGLLTAGPGG